One region of Thunnus thynnus chromosome 14, fThuThy2.1, whole genome shotgun sequence genomic DNA includes:
- the LOC137197412 gene encoding forkhead box protein G1-like, which translates to MEDVKDPPTVHRSSSFSIKSLLLPSKCDRTDSAAAAAAAAAAVIGIPGTLSPSPGSDSEKSLDPPEVDSTAGALDPEKPGKEEQGEEEEEGGGGGGGGDGAKATPEQNNNGNNSGKNGKYDKPPFSYNALIMMAIRQSPEKRLTLNGIYEFIMKNFPYYREHKQGWQNSIRHNLSLNKCFVKVPRHYDDPGKGNYWMLDPSSDDVFIGGTTGKLRRRSATSRGKLAMKRGLRFAPLGLGINERANNPLYWQISPFLSLHHHHHHHPHYNGSSPGFLNQAAGYGSLLPAVEQLSNGDLGRSILGGSAAGALGLTNSYGMSTSPVGLLSGQTAGYFVSGTQHAAAAAPGQPGGGPPHPPPPHLQQGAPGYGGLATSSSPQSLLSDSLRNSSLPAFSPGVSAGFPGVLSHQKRVTPNAFLN; encoded by the coding sequence ATGGAGGATGTAAAAGACCCGCCGACCGTCCACCGGTCCTCCTCCTTCAGCATCAAGAGCCTCCTGCTGCCCTCCAAGTGCGACAGAACGGactccgctgctgctgctgccgccgccgccgccgcggTCATCGGCATCCCCGGgaccctctctccctctccggGTTCTGACTCTGAGAAGTCGCTGGACCCACCGGAGGTAGACTCCACAGCCGGCGCGCTGGACCCGGAGAAACCGGGCAAGGAGGAGcagggggaagaggaggaggagggcggtGGGGGAGGCGGAGGAGGGGACGGCGCCAAGGCAACACCGGAGCAGAATAATAACGGCAATAATAGCGGGAAAAACGGGAAATATGACAAGCCTCCGTTCAGCTACAACGCCCTGATCATGATGGCCATCCGGCAGAGCCCCGAGAAGCGGCTCACGCTGAACGGCATCTATGAGTTTATCATGAAAAACTTCCCGTATTACCGGGAGCACAAGCAGGGCTGGCAGAACTCCATCCGGCACAACCTGAGCCTCAATAAGTGCTTTGTCAAGGTGCCCAGGCACTACGACGACCCGGGGAAGGGGAACTACTGGATGCTGGACCCGAGCAGCGATGATGTTTTCATCGGGGGGACTACCGGGAAGCTCCGCAGGCGCTCCGCCACCTCCCGGGGCAAGCTGGCGATGAAACGCGGTCTGCGCTTCGCTCCACTCGGCTTAGGGATTAACGAGCGGGCGAACAACCCGCTCTACTGGCAGATTTCTCCGTTTCTCTCCCtgcaccatcaccaccaccatcacccgCACTACAACGGATCCTCACCCGGATTTTTGAACCAGGCTGCCGGCTACGGGTCGCTGCTGCCCGCGGTGGAGCAGCTGAGCAACGGGGACCTGGGGCGCTCCATCCTCGGCGGGTCAGCCGCCGGGGCGCTGGGCTTGACGAACAGTTACGGGATGAGCACGTCGCCGGTCGGGCTGCTGTCCGGACAAACTGCCGGGTATTTTGTCTCAGGGACCCAACACGCGGCTGCAGCGGCACCGGGGCAGCCTGGAGGAGGGCCGCCGCATCCGCCGCCGCCGCATCTCCAGCAGGGCGCACCGGGATACGGCGGCCTGGCGACCAGCAGCTCGCCGCAGTCTCTGCTATCGGACTCGCTCAGAAACAGCTCCCTACCGGCCTTCTCCCCGGGCGTGTCCGCGGGGTTCCCCGGGGTGCTGTCCCATCAAAAGAGGGTGACCCCAAACGCTTTCCTAAACTGa